AATAAAGGAGTATTAGATTATGCCCAATAGTAAAATCGGCCGCCATTATTCCCAAGCTTTTGATACCGAGTTACAACAAGCGGTGGATCGTTTGCTACAAATGGCTGCTTTAACTCAGCAGCAGTTAACGGATGCCATAGCCGCTTTTGTTGAAGCTGATCATGCTCGTGCTGAGCAAGTGGTAGCCAGCGACCATAGAGTAAATGACTTTGAAGTTGATATTGATGAACATTGTCTGGATATCTTAGCCCGCCGCCAACCCGCTGCTAGTGACTTGCGCTTAGTATTAACGGTATTAAAAAGCATTAACGATATTGAACGTATTGGCGATTTAGCCAAGCGGGTAGCAAAAACCTTATTAGAACAAGCCGATACGGACAGGCCTAATCAAGCGCAACTAGATGAAATAGATGTCATGGGCCATCGCGTATTGCATATGTTACAACGCGCTTGTGTCAGTTTTGAGCGGATGGACGCAACAGATGCTCTTACGGTACTGCGCAAAGATAAAGAGATTGATCAAGATTACGATCGTATTGTGGCGCAAAGCATTAGCGCCATGAGCAATGACAGCAGCCAAGTCGGCCCTAGCATGCAGCTATTTGTTATCGCCCGAGCGTTAGAGCGTATTGGCGATCATAGCCGTAATATTTGCCAGCATGTTATTTTTCTCTGCAAAGGGCGTAATGTAGCGCATTTTAGCGATGCCGAATTACAGCAGATTGTCGATAAGCAGCGCAGTTAACTTAACGCTAAAATCTCAGTGTAACAAAGAAAGTAAAGCAGCTTAAATTAAAAAGGTTTGCCACTTTGACTTATAGTGACAAACCTTTTTTTTATGGCTGAATTTTTTAAGCGCTTATGCATCGATAAGCGCATATTGGTTTAAAAGTTATAGCTTAGGCTTAAACTATAGTCTTGGCCTTCGGCTCGACGTTGTAATATTTGGCCTTGCTGTAATATTTCGACATCTTGATCTAGCAAGTTTTTCGCGGCTAGTTTCAAGCTTAAATTCTCGCTTGGCGTATAGCTATAGGTTAAATCTAACGAGTTAAACGGTTGCTCATAGGCATCATCTTTATCATTCACACCGGCAAAAGCGATGCGCTTGCCAAACACATTATAAGTTAGCGTGGCATGGTGCTGATCGTTATCGGCGTCATAACCAAGCTGCATATTTAACACATATTTAGAATGGCCACTTAGCCCGCGTTTGCTATGAGTCAGGTTTGCGCCAGGTAACGGCTGAATGCTGATTTCAGAGTCACTTAAGGTTAGGTTCGATGCCAGATAAAAGTTGTCAGCAACGTCGCCCAGTTGACCACTAAACATATCCAGTTGTTGCAATACTTCAGCTTCAATACCGTAAATTTTGCCACCTTGAGCATTACGGAACGACATTAACAAATTACCGTCGGAGCCCGATAACTCTATGGCTTCTATTGGCTTAGATAAGTCTTTATAAAATACGCCAACGCTATAGTTACTATTATCTTGATACCATTCTAAGCGCGCTTCAGCGCTATTAATATCGGTGCTTGTTAGTCCAGCATAACCGGTCACTTTAAACTCGGTTAATGGGTCTAGGTACAGCACTGGCGTGACTTCACGTAAGTCGGGTCTTACCACGGTTTTGCTATAACCAAATCTAGCTTGTAGCTCATCATTAATAAACCAAGTTAATGATAAAGCAGGGTAAAAGTCTTGCTCTACTAGTACAGAATCTAACACGTTACCGCTAATATCACCGTTGGCATTTAAGGGTAATGACAGTTGTTTAAAGTCTTCGTAGCGCAGACCAAGGTTTATTTTAAATAAGTAATCATAATTAATTTCTATGGCAGCATAGCCAGCATCAATAATCTGCGCGGCGACATAATCATCGGCTTGCGTAGTTACGTTAGAAATTTTAAAGCCATTGCTGCTGTTGCTGATATTGGTATCAGAGAAAATGTCACTAAAACCGTCAGTAAGCTGGGATAGGCTAAAGCCTAATGTATCAAAATTAAATAAATTGGTTTCGGCATGTCTATTGCGCTGAAAATTGGCGTAACCACCACTGAATAATAATTCAGCTTTGCCTATGTTTGCTGGTAACGAAAAGTTTAGATTGGCACTTTTGGTTCGATCGTTCATATCGCTAAAACTGTAATTAACCGCGTTTTGATTACGGCGTAAAAAGGATTGTACGCTGCCGTCACTTTGCTGCTCGTTTAAATAGCGAAAATCCACCTCACCTGGTGCATCACGGCGAGCTTTTGCTTGGGTATACTGCCAATCTAGCGCTAAACCGGCGATATCATCTAACTGGTGCTGGCCGCGTATTTGTTGGCTAATAAGGCTGCGTTCTTCATAGCGAATGCTGGTATCGGTATTGTTGCGATTAGGCTCATTAATCGTTTCAATACTATCGCCTTGCTTAATTTTAATTTCATCTTTGCTATCAAGCAGGTACAAGCTAGTGGTTTCAATGCGGTGAGCGGGAGTAAATTCAACACCAAAATTTAGCATGCCAGATAATTTAACCTGATGCTCGGTACCGCTAATGTCATCATAGCGATTTAGAGGCACTAAATTGTCACCAGAAACAGAATAATAGCGCTCTTGTTGCTCAATATTGTCGGTAGCGCGGCTATAACTTAAGCCTGACATCATACCAAACACGATGTCATCACTGATGCTATAGCGATCACCAAAAGATACGCTGGCATTTAAATCAGGCTCAACGTCACTAGAACGTATAGCAATATCGCGATTAAAGGCTAAACCTAAATTACGCAGCTCGGTATCAGCAGCGGCAAGGTTGGCTGCGGTAATTCCGCCGTTAGCTTGGGCAATAGTAGTGCGAGTAATAGTGCCATATTGCTGCAATGCCGACTGTAATAACGGTGACATGGCACGCGTGCCGTCGTCTTTACCTCGCCAGTCATCAGCACCGCCACTATACACATAACCGTCCTCATTATTTAGGCTGTTATAACCGGTGCCTAAGGCCATACTAAAACTGGTTTGGCGGGGAATGCTCACGGTGCGAATATTAACATTACCGCCACCAAAGGCCGCGGGTAAATCTGGCGAGTAAGCTTTTTGCACCACTAAGCTGTCGATAATGCCAGCAGGAAACATATCTAATGGCATGACATTACGAGTAGGATCGGGACTAGGTACCATAGCGCCATTAAGTAAGGTGCTTGAATAACGCTCGCCTAAGCCTCTGACATATATAAATTTATCTTTTACTAAGGTAAGGCCCGTGACTCGGCGCAACGCTGTCGCCGCATTGCTATCACCTGCGCGGGCAATTTGTTCCATGCCCAACACTTCTGCCACATAGGTATGCTCACGCCGCTCGGCAGCCGCTGAGGCAGCAGAACTAATTAAGCGACCAGTAATGGCAATATGTTCTATCTGGTCTGGCGCTGCTGCAACAGCAACACTCTGTTCAGCAAAGGTGGCTAAGGATATAAAGGTTGTAGCCGATGTCAGCGCTAGCAGTACACTGCGACTGACACGACTAAAAGTTAAGGCTTGTTTGCTGCTCATCTGAAAGTCATCCTATCAGCTTTAAAAAGTAGGGTGCTGCAATCACTTTTCATGCAGCACCGAAAGTGAACGTTATTTGCTGTTATGGATTAGTCGGTAAAACCTATAGTCCAGCCTTGAGTCCAGTCATTGCTGCCATCAAAAGCGCCAATGTAATTAACGGCATCAAACCAACCGTCCACGTTATTGCTAACGTCATAGCCATTGTTCAGAGCAGGAGAGGTCGCTTGTGGCATATAGCCAGTTAGCATGGCGTCGGTGACTAAGTTACCAGGCTGGGCTAAAAACCAAGCTTGCGCATCTAAGGTCACGTTTTTATTGCCATCAACGGTGTTTTTAAAGGCTTCAGGACAATCGATAATGGAGTTGCGGATTAAGATTTCACCATTATTAGCGTTAGCCACCGACTCATCGCTATTAATTTCCAAACATTCGCCCATACCGGTAGGGCCGGTAACAATCATGTTATACAACTCTCCGGCAGTACCCGCGCGCAGTAGCACACCTTCAGAGTCGTCTTCGCCATCAAAGGCATTGCCAATAATGGTGATATTAGCAATGCGTGGCTTACTAACGGGCTCGGCCGTAAAGTTACCCGATTGGTTATCGGCTTCTATACCACGGTTAGCTTTAGTGTTATTAGGATTATGCTTAATTAACACGTGCTGCATGCGGCCTGTCCAACCATCCGCCCAGTCTAGTGAGTCGTCTTGATTGCCGGTTAATACCACATATTTAGCATCTACCGTGCCACCAAAAAATTCGACACCGTCATCTAAATTATTATGCACTTGGATATATTCCACTGCAGTGCCACGGCCAACACCGGCAAAGGTAATACCGTTTAGCTCGTTATCTGGAATAACTTCATAACCGGCATAACGCACTTGTAAGTACTTTAATGCGCCACTACTATCGTCTGGGTTAGCACCACCATAAGGGCCAGCTTCGCCTTCAGACTCTACTTGGCAGTTGGCTAAATCGGCTTGGTTACACTTGTTAGTAGGCGCCTTGCCTAATAACAC
The sequence above is drawn from the Rheinheimera salexigens genome and encodes:
- the phoU gene encoding phosphate signaling complex protein PhoU, whose product is MPNSKIGRHYSQAFDTELQQAVDRLLQMAALTQQQLTDAIAAFVEADHARAEQVVASDHRVNDFEVDIDEHCLDILARRQPAASDLRLVLTVLKSINDIERIGDLAKRVAKTLLEQADTDRPNQAQLDEIDVMGHRVLHMLQRACVSFERMDATDALTVLRKDKEIDQDYDRIVAQSISAMSNDSSQVGPSMQLFVIARALERIGDHSRNICQHVIFLCKGRNVAHFSDAELQQIVDKQRS
- a CDS encoding TonB-dependent receptor domain-containing protein gives rise to the protein MSSKQALTFSRVSRSVLLALTSATTFISLATFAEQSVAVAAAPDQIEHIAITGRLISSAASAAAERREHTYVAEVLGMEQIARAGDSNAATALRRVTGLTLVKDKFIYVRGLGERYSSTLLNGAMVPSPDPTRNVMPLDMFPAGIIDSLVVQKAYSPDLPAAFGGGNVNIRTVSIPRQTSFSMALGTGYNSLNNEDGYVYSGGADDWRGKDDGTRAMSPLLQSALQQYGTITRTTIAQANGGITAANLAAADTELRNLGLAFNRDIAIRSSDVEPDLNASVSFGDRYSISDDIVFGMMSGLSYSRATDNIEQQERYYSVSGDNLVPLNRYDDISGTEHQVKLSGMLNFGVEFTPAHRIETTSLYLLDSKDEIKIKQGDSIETINEPNRNNTDTSIRYEERSLISQQIRGQHQLDDIAGLALDWQYTQAKARRDAPGEVDFRYLNEQQSDGSVQSFLRRNQNAVNYSFSDMNDRTKSANLNFSLPANIGKAELLFSGGYANFQRNRHAETNLFNFDTLGFSLSQLTDGFSDIFSDTNISNSSNGFKISNVTTQADDYVAAQIIDAGYAAIEINYDYLFKINLGLRYEDFKQLSLPLNANGDISGNVLDSVLVEQDFYPALSLTWFINDELQARFGYSKTVVRPDLREVTPVLYLDPLTEFKVTGYAGLTSTDINSAEARLEWYQDNSNYSVGVFYKDLSKPIEAIELSGSDGNLLMSFRNAQGGKIYGIEAEVLQQLDMFSGQLGDVADNFYLASNLTLSDSEISIQPLPGANLTHSKRGLSGHSKYVLNMQLGYDADNDQHHATLTYNVFGKRIAFAGVNDKDDAYEQPFNSLDLTYSYTPSENLSLKLAAKNLLDQDVEILQQGQILQRRAEGQDYSLSLSYNF